A portion of the Chrysiogenia bacterium genome contains these proteins:
- a CDS encoding transglycosylase SLT domain-containing protein translates to MLNVLQILSARITGSRSNAHSDHSYRWSQRVIRAYGLISIAALALILILAESTGLLGHRAVSQAARERLSSMQAIHGAVLSKSERTKFELVRTMLDEKLDYLDADTRTQLAEIIYVKSRLSGVDPLLTLAVIRQESYWDTHAESFVGALGLMQVRPFVGKAVAERIGIEWEGPQSLTDPIKNVKIGIAYLSEMKQIYQRNDLALAAYNLGPYRLKGILANGVSVPENYRTRVMDFYKYYQRNYLAALTKAQPAEDGSLAMADALTVQ, encoded by the coding sequence ATGTTGAACGTCCTCCAAATATTGAGCGCCCGGATTACCGGATCCCGTTCAAACGCCCATTCCGATCACAGCTACCGTTGGTCCCAGCGCGTGATTCGCGCCTACGGGCTCATCAGCATCGCTGCGCTGGCGCTGATTCTGATACTTGCCGAATCGACCGGACTGCTCGGCCATCGCGCCGTCAGCCAGGCGGCGCGCGAGCGCCTTTCCTCCATGCAGGCGATTCACGGTGCGGTTCTCTCCAAGAGCGAGCGCACCAAGTTCGAGCTGGTTCGCACCATGCTCGACGAGAAGCTCGACTATCTGGACGCCGATACCCGCACGCAACTCGCCGAGATCATCTACGTGAAGAGCCGGCTGAGCGGCGTCGACCCCCTGCTCACCCTCGCGGTCATCCGCCAGGAAAGCTACTGGGATACCCACGCCGAATCCTTCGTCGGCGCGCTGGGCCTGATGCAGGTACGTCCCTTCGTGGGCAAGGCCGTCGCCGAGCGCATCGGCATCGAATGGGAAGGCCCCCAGTCGCTGACCGATCCCATCAAGAACGTGAAGATCGGCATCGCCTACCTCAGCGAGATGAAGCAGATCTACCAGCGCAACGATCTGGCGCTGGCGGCCTACAACCTGGGGCCCTACCGCCTCAAGGGCATTCTCGCCAACGGCGTCAGCGTGCCGGAGAACTACCGCACGCGCGTGATGGACTTCTACAAGTACTACCAGCGCAACTACCTGGCCGCGCTCACCAAGGCGCAGCCCGCCGAGGATGGCAGCCTGGCCATGGCCGACGCCCTCACCGTGCAGTAA
- a CDS encoding phasin family protein yields MLEKQVDAINEFARTRLETAQQALTRVEDELRRLVDESMERFEPGRERLESLLDRVRDSREDLEDQVSERVERVVNAIGLPTAGQLEDLSDRVEKLARKVNKLATSAKAGTRKRTTKSQGANA; encoded by the coding sequence ATGTTGGAAAAACAAGTCGATGCCATCAACGAATTCGCGCGTACGCGCCTTGAGACCGCCCAGCAGGCGCTCACCCGTGTCGAGGACGAGCTTCGTCGCCTCGTCGACGAGAGCATGGAGCGCTTCGAGCCGGGCCGTGAGCGCCTTGAGTCGCTGCTCGATCGCGTCCGTGACTCGCGCGAAGATCTCGAAGACCAGGTTTCCGAGCGCGTTGAGCGCGTCGTCAACGCCATCGGCCTCCCGACTGCCGGTCAGCTCGAGGACCTGAGCGACCGCGTCGAGAAGCTGGCCCGCAAGGTCAACAAGCTTGCCACCAGCGCCAAGGCCGGCACCCGCAAGCGCACCACGAAGTCCCAGGGCGCCAACGCCTAA